Proteins encoded in a region of the Polyangiaceae bacterium genome:
- a CDS encoding VIT domain-containing protein produces MNEAKKPLNLRKLLTRGSILLVALGVFVAVIAYVATRKPPPVKAQAIQARLELAAGEVSVDSGEGQARAVSGAPLMDGARITTAPGARALIRLPDGSQVFVRDQSELVLRGDSVSLEKGEYFVDAPPTERKPTPHVVKDTAVSAAEAAFDLRREGDTVIVYVARGMATVTSPGGRAEVKAGEQATVAGEPKVAPLAFWDDWTGGMADYASGALLAGTGAGAIYGVDVGAPAGAAAQRLEVSKQSVRAVLRDGLAETEVDQTFFNPAERDVEGWYWFSVPEGASVTGFALETNGTLVEGEFSERREAAQSYVVAKSSGHAPAILEWIDSRSYRARIYPVPAGATRRVVLRYIELRPPVGARLSYVYPMGAGNPVRIGEFSLSVDLGDAGGKMKIATLADARVEAGGRRVTMRRSGYTPRADFQLEAELPDKRPSMTVARFSAGGESADYVLARYVPDVDWKRAAQQRGDVVVVVDTSAAGDEAAHQPEDRRRGVHSACPVG; encoded by the coding sequence GTGAACGAAGCCAAGAAGCCGCTGAATCTCAGGAAGCTGCTGACGCGCGGGTCCATCCTGCTGGTGGCACTGGGCGTGTTCGTTGCCGTCATCGCCTACGTTGCCACGCGCAAGCCGCCCCCGGTCAAGGCGCAGGCGATCCAGGCGCGACTCGAGCTGGCGGCGGGCGAGGTGAGCGTCGACAGCGGCGAAGGGCAAGCGCGCGCCGTCAGTGGCGCTCCGCTGATGGACGGCGCTCGGATAACCACGGCGCCCGGTGCACGCGCGTTGATCCGATTGCCCGACGGATCCCAGGTGTTCGTTCGCGATCAAAGTGAACTGGTGCTGCGAGGCGACAGCGTCAGCTTGGAGAAGGGCGAGTACTTCGTGGACGCGCCGCCTACCGAGCGCAAGCCAACGCCTCACGTGGTCAAAGACACCGCAGTCAGCGCGGCGGAAGCGGCCTTCGATCTGCGCCGCGAAGGCGATACGGTCATCGTCTACGTGGCACGGGGCATGGCCACGGTCACCAGCCCCGGGGGACGCGCGGAGGTGAAGGCCGGCGAGCAGGCGACGGTGGCCGGCGAACCCAAGGTGGCTCCCCTGGCGTTTTGGGACGATTGGACCGGCGGCATGGCGGACTACGCTTCGGGCGCGCTGCTGGCGGGAACTGGCGCCGGAGCGATCTACGGCGTGGATGTGGGCGCGCCGGCCGGTGCTGCCGCCCAGCGGCTCGAGGTGAGCAAGCAGTCCGTGCGTGCCGTGCTGCGCGATGGACTGGCAGAGACCGAGGTAGACCAAACCTTCTTCAACCCTGCGGAGCGAGACGTCGAGGGTTGGTACTGGTTCTCGGTGCCGGAGGGCGCGAGCGTGACGGGGTTCGCCCTCGAGACGAATGGCACCCTCGTCGAAGGCGAGTTCTCGGAACGCCGGGAAGCCGCGCAGAGCTACGTGGTGGCGAAGAGCAGTGGGCACGCGCCGGCGATCCTGGAGTGGATCGACAGTCGCAGCTATCGAGCGCGCATCTATCCGGTGCCTGCCGGTGCCACGCGTCGCGTCGTGCTGCGCTACATCGAGTTGCGCCCACCCGTGGGGGCTCGGCTCTCCTACGTCTACCCCATGGGCGCGGGCAACCCCGTGCGCATCGGGGAGTTCTCCTTGTCCGTGGACTTGGGCGACGCTGGCGGCAAAATGAAGATTGCGACCTTGGCCGACGCGCGCGTGGAGGCGGGCGGCCGCCGCGTCACCATGAGGCGCTCAGGCTACACGCCAAGGGCGGATTTTCAGCTGGAAGCGGAGCTGCCGGACAAGCGGCCGTCGATGACTGTGGCACGCTTTTCTGCGGGCGGGGAAAGCGCTGACTACGTGTTGGCTCGCTACGTACCGGACGTCGACTGGAAGCGCGCCGCGCAACAGCGCGGTGACGTGGTCGTCGTGGTCGACACCTCCGCGGCCGGCGATGAAGCCGCCCATCAACCTGAAGACCGCCGCCGCGGAGTCCATTCTGCGTGCCCTGTCGGGTAG
- a CDS encoding VWA domain-containing protein: MKVKTVGLLSLCGMLLSSVTVWSLTKERKLTPTAAQDGSQQIAADLGPEPSQSQGAIFTAGRAIMLEGRLGHATLSADRPGENFLLLTATAERDVSTASSTPLNLSIVIDRSGSMKGRRLNNAADAARGMLGRLRDGDVVSLVTYNTTTEVVVPSTTIDSFSRDRVQRALSQITASGDTCISCGIDAGMEQLRRRSDMTSRILLLSDGEATTGIRSVEEFRRLASRVRDLGASISAIGVDVQYNERVMSALALESNGRHHFVENASQLPAVFDTEFASLVKTLAKDSEVSVELAPGVRVRQVFDRSFRQEGNRLIVPFGTFSAGEEKTLLVKLDVDRGAAGTRPVADVRMTYDDFGAGGRGSCEGKLSVDLVEGDALAALDPVVQTRLLRSQTVGALNEANRLFTSGRRDEAQRKLKASLDDLNRQRVAAIAAAPAPKRAKLEQDFKGQSAALGEASDGFAAPPSAEPGSASAPRPAAQVRRNASTAVDMAF, translated from the coding sequence ATGAAGGTCAAGACGGTCGGACTCCTCTCCCTCTGCGGCATGCTGCTCTCGAGCGTCACAGTCTGGTCGCTAACCAAGGAGCGGAAGCTGACCCCGACCGCCGCCCAGGACGGGTCCCAACAGATCGCCGCCGACCTGGGACCCGAGCCCTCCCAGAGCCAGGGCGCGATCTTCACTGCCGGGCGCGCCATCATGCTCGAAGGGCGTTTGGGGCACGCCACCCTGTCGGCGGATCGACCGGGTGAGAACTTTCTGCTCTTGACCGCCACCGCCGAGCGCGACGTGAGTACGGCTTCCAGCACACCGTTGAACTTGTCGATCGTCATCGATCGTTCGGGTTCGATGAAGGGGCGCCGATTGAACAACGCCGCGGACGCAGCGCGCGGCATGCTGGGTCGGTTGCGCGACGGGGATGTGGTCAGCCTGGTCACCTACAACACGACTACCGAAGTCGTCGTGCCTTCGACGACCATCGACAGTTTCTCGCGCGATCGCGTCCAGCGCGCGCTGTCGCAGATAACGGCTTCCGGCGATACGTGCATTTCCTGCGGCATCGACGCGGGAATGGAACAGCTTCGGCGCCGCAGCGACATGACCTCGCGAATCCTGCTGCTGAGCGACGGCGAGGCGACGACTGGAATCCGCAGCGTCGAAGAGTTCCGACGTCTGGCGTCTCGCGTGCGAGACCTTGGCGCGAGCATCTCTGCCATCGGGGTGGACGTGCAGTACAACGAACGCGTGATGAGCGCCCTGGCCTTGGAGTCCAATGGCCGTCATCACTTCGTGGAGAATGCCTCGCAGCTGCCCGCTGTGTTCGACACGGAGTTCGCTTCGTTGGTCAAGACGCTGGCGAAAGACAGCGAGGTGAGTGTGGAGTTGGCGCCCGGCGTGCGAGTTCGCCAGGTGTTCGACCGCAGCTTCCGCCAGGAAGGCAACCGCTTGATCGTCCCCTTCGGTACCTTCTCGGCGGGCGAGGAAAAGACGCTGCTGGTCAAGCTCGACGTCGATCGCGGCGCCGCAGGGACGCGTCCCGTCGCCGACGTGCGCATGACCTACGACGACTTCGGGGCGGGGGGCCGTGGCAGCTGCGAAGGAAAGCTCAGCGTGGATCTAGTGGAAGGCGACGCTTTGGCCGCGCTGGATCCGGTCGTGCAAACGCGGTTGCTCCGCAGCCAGACCGTGGGCGCGCTCAACGAGGCCAATCGTCTGTTCACGTCGGGGCGACGAGACGAGGCGCAGCGCAAGCTAAAGGCGTCACTCGACGACCTGAACCGCCAGCGCGTTGCTGCAATCGCTGCGGCGCCGGCCCCGAAGCGCGCCAAGTTGGAGCAGGACTTCAAAGGGCAGAGCGCGGCGCTCGGTGAGGCCTCGGACGGATTCGCTGCGCCGCCTTCCGCGGAGCCTGGTTCCGCTTCTGCGCCGCGCCCGGCAGCTCAGGTTCGACGAAACGCATCGACCGCGGTGGACATGGCCTTCTGA
- a CDS encoding succinylglutamate desuccinylase/aspartoacylase family protein — MPIFEIGGERVRKGETRDIALKVSETSMGVPVSVPLRVVRARKSGPTVFVTGAIHGDELNGTGVIRELMFSALELIRGTLLLVPVVNVFGFERHSRYLPDRRDLNRSFPGDPKGSLAFRLANTIFREVVARSNYGIDLHTAPIGRTNFPHVRADLTDPEVSRLAYWFGSEAIVSRKGDDRSLRHVACGSGCRTILFESGEALKIEQGAVAIGVRGVRNVLVELGMLEGAVESPAYQTAIAKSLWVRAQTGGLLRFHVRPGDLVDEGEPLAVCDAFFRQESPVVTAPAAGIVLGMTTLPVVRPGEPICHVGIPDRSLEQIRKEIARRPRSLHRRVQRQMARQIRVEPRRR, encoded by the coding sequence GTGCCGATCTTCGAGATCGGAGGTGAGCGGGTCAGAAAGGGGGAGACCCGAGACATCGCGCTGAAAGTCAGCGAGACGAGCATGGGCGTTCCCGTGAGCGTCCCCTTGCGTGTGGTTCGCGCACGCAAGAGCGGACCGACCGTGTTCGTGACCGGCGCCATACACGGAGACGAGCTGAACGGAACCGGCGTGATTCGCGAGCTCATGTTCTCCGCGCTGGAGCTCATTCGCGGCACGTTGCTCTTGGTGCCGGTGGTCAACGTGTTCGGCTTCGAGCGCCATAGCCGCTACTTGCCGGATCGTCGCGATCTGAACCGTAGCTTTCCTGGGGACCCCAAGGGCAGTTTGGCCTTCCGTCTTGCGAACACCATCTTTCGCGAAGTCGTGGCGCGCTCCAACTACGGCATCGATCTGCACACGGCGCCCATCGGGCGCACGAACTTCCCCCACGTCCGCGCGGACCTGACGGATCCCGAGGTGTCGCGGCTGGCGTATTGGTTTGGTTCGGAGGCCATCGTGAGTCGCAAGGGCGACGACCGCTCTTTGCGACACGTGGCGTGCGGTAGTGGGTGCCGCACGATTCTCTTCGAGTCAGGAGAAGCGCTGAAGATCGAGCAGGGCGCCGTCGCCATTGGCGTGCGTGGCGTGCGCAACGTGTTGGTGGAGCTTGGGATGCTCGAGGGCGCCGTGGAGTCGCCGGCCTATCAGACCGCGATCGCGAAGTCCCTGTGGGTGCGTGCGCAAACCGGCGGGTTGTTGCGCTTCCATGTGCGCCCCGGAGATCTGGTCGACGAAGGGGAGCCCTTGGCGGTGTGTGATGCGTTCTTCCGACAGGAAAGCCCTGTGGTCACCGCGCCCGCGGCAGGCATCGTCTTGGGAATGACGACGCTGCCCGTGGTGCGCCCGGGTGAACCCATCTGTCATGTGGGCATCCCGGACCGCAGCCTGGAGCAGATCCGCAAAGAGATCGCCCGGCGCCCGCGGTCCTTGCATCGACGTGTGCAGCGCCAGATGGCGCGGCAGATCCGCGTCGAGCCGCGCCGGCGCTGA
- the rimK gene encoding 30S ribosomal protein S6--L-glutamate ligase produces MSMKLGILSRSPRAYSTRRLREAALKRGHKIKVLNTLRFAMGLEQGKPDLFFRNQRLSHYDAVIPRIGASITMYGTAVVRQFEQMGVFTLNSSTAISVSRDKLRSIQILSRHNIGIPPTAFVRDRASVLSAIERVGGAPVIIKLLEGTQGIGVILAENVKVAEAIIETLQSAKQNVLIQKFVAESRGRDMRAFVVGDRVVAAMRRVAVGEEFRSNVHRGGRAEAVQIDPVYERTAIHAAQIMGLRVAGVDMLETQDGPSILEVNSSPGLEGIERATGVDVAGAIIEHLEEQVLFPELDLRQRLTLKSGYGVAEFPVTAESELCGKVLRDSGLRERDVQVLSITRGSVTIPNPRGDRELLAGDIVLCFGKHITLKGFIPAEARRPRRKGRRRAAEGRGS; encoded by the coding sequence ATGAGCATGAAACTCGGCATTCTTTCCAGGAGCCCGCGGGCCTACAGCACGCGCCGTCTGCGGGAAGCCGCGCTCAAGCGTGGGCACAAGATCAAGGTGCTGAACACGCTGCGGTTCGCCATGGGTCTCGAGCAGGGCAAGCCGGACTTGTTCTTCCGCAACCAGCGCTTGAGCCACTACGACGCGGTCATTCCCCGCATCGGAGCCTCGATCACCATGTACGGCACTGCCGTGGTGCGCCAGTTCGAACAGATGGGCGTCTTCACGCTCAATTCGTCGACCGCCATCAGCGTGTCCCGCGACAAGCTCCGCAGCATTCAGATCCTCAGTCGCCACAACATCGGCATTCCGCCCACGGCCTTCGTGCGCGATCGGGCGAGCGTGCTGTCCGCCATCGAACGCGTCGGCGGCGCACCGGTGATCATCAAGTTGCTCGAAGGGACCCAAGGCATTGGGGTGATCTTGGCGGAGAACGTCAAGGTGGCCGAAGCCATCATCGAGACGTTGCAGAGTGCCAAGCAGAACGTGCTGATTCAGAAGTTCGTGGCCGAGAGCCGAGGGCGTGACATGCGCGCTTTCGTGGTCGGTGACCGCGTGGTGGCCGCCATGCGTCGCGTGGCCGTTGGCGAAGAGTTCCGCAGCAACGTGCACCGCGGCGGGCGGGCCGAGGCCGTGCAGATCGACCCTGTCTACGAACGGACGGCGATCCACGCCGCGCAGATCATGGGACTGCGGGTCGCCGGTGTAGACATGTTGGAGACTCAGGACGGCCCTAGCATCCTGGAAGTGAACTCCTCGCCGGGACTCGAGGGAATCGAGCGAGCGACGGGGGTGGACGTTGCGGGCGCCATCATCGAGCACCTCGAGGAGCAGGTCTTGTTTCCCGAGCTGGATCTGCGGCAGCGACTCACGCTCAAGTCCGGCTACGGCGTGGCGGAATTCCCCGTAACCGCCGAAAGCGAGTTGTGCGGCAAAGTCCTGCGTGATTCGGGGTTGCGGGAGCGCGACGTGCAAGTGCTCAGTATCACGCGCGGGAGTGTGACCATCCCGAACCCGCGGGGGGATCGCGAACTTCTCGCGGGCGACATCGTGCTCTGCTTCGGCAAGCACATCACGCTAAAGGGCTTCATTCCCGCCGAAGCGCGCCGCCCTCGCCGCAAGGGTAGGCGCCGTGCAGCCGAAGGGAGAGGATCCTGA
- a CDS encoding RimK/LysX family protein, with the protein MTEPLVIGWAEYVDIPEWNVMRLRAKMDTGARSSALHVENIEEIGGDRVRFDVRLHRKKVDRRVTVEAPIARRGRVRPSSGVSQSRIFVVARVRIGGVEREVELSLVCRERMIFRMLIGRSALSHAFLIDTSRRYSLGRPKRKKTKKKKKRVQP; encoded by the coding sequence GTGACTGAGCCCTTGGTGATCGGCTGGGCGGAATACGTCGATATTCCCGAATGGAACGTGATGCGGCTGCGCGCCAAGATGGATACGGGCGCGCGCAGTAGCGCACTTCACGTCGAGAACATCGAGGAGATCGGCGGCGATCGCGTGCGCTTCGACGTACGCCTCCACCGCAAGAAGGTCGACCGACGGGTGACGGTGGAGGCTCCGATTGCGCGCCGGGGTCGCGTGCGCCCGTCCAGTGGCGTATCCCAGAGTCGCATCTTCGTGGTGGCGCGAGTTCGAATCGGCGGCGTGGAGCGCGAGGTCGAGTTGTCCCTGGTGTGTCGGGAGCGAATGATATTCCGCATGCTGATCGGACGCTCGGCGCTGAGCCACGCGTTCCTGATCGACACCAGCCGGCGCTACAGCCTCGGACGGCCCAAGCGGAAGAAGACCAAGAAGAAGAAGAAGAGGGTGCAGCCGTGA
- a CDS encoding NAD(P)-binding domain-containing protein — MNGSRRSSRRAADEPSDVRRLDGLLPGSIAFALALGAALYWSEGQAALSSPGALSRPHARAGVGCADCHGQGEIVAACVRCHGPHATTRRGHARVRQLGKMTCVSCHDSHRSDQGVALGTEGRAWRYGNGWSVPAETPPLFHAPKSVFVATVAAERCGACHALDDPADAIVSCLPAGGTRGRANVPTLCFDEHTRPGLFAESAKRGARDGAWEAARQVLVSTPAPAAPTRLPWLALSFGLGLVVWGGRRWQLGAGLRGKKVEVDVAPTATRRLPQVDSTTCLGCRACVDACPYGVIEMETFLAKVARPDDCCGLTLCEQKCPNGSLVVREGPAIVDRPRVDENLQSLDVPGLFLAGDLTGMPLIKNAINQGDHALKAIAGALPKRRRGARGTDADVIVVGAGPAGLSAALAAQREGLSAIVLEQATVAASIRSFPRGKLVFDQPLDVPVVGELWLEESTKEELLAQWLRIVRRHALPIRERTRVLAVERVGEAGFRVDALDEDDNSITLRAPFVVMAVGKRGTPRRLDATIDADAESRVFYGISDAASFAGMRVLVVGLGDSAMETALALSLQADTRVTVVHRGSDFARGKPRNISALREAADAGRVSLSFDTVVTHVHAGGVELECRGKRSTLSVDAIVVQIGALTPWAFLERAGIQRPVPELLDAKGEPSDEQH, encoded by the coding sequence GTGAACGGTTCCCGGCGCAGCAGCCGACGCGCAGCGGACGAACCCAGTGACGTCCGTCGCTTGGACGGGCTACTTCCGGGCTCGATCGCCTTCGCGCTGGCCCTGGGCGCCGCCCTGTACTGGAGCGAGGGACAGGCGGCCTTGAGCAGTCCGGGAGCGCTCTCGCGCCCGCACGCGCGCGCTGGAGTGGGCTGCGCCGATTGCCACGGACAGGGTGAGATCGTCGCTGCCTGCGTGCGTTGTCACGGCCCGCACGCCACGACGCGTCGTGGCCACGCTCGCGTGCGACAGCTGGGCAAGATGACCTGCGTGAGCTGCCACGACAGTCACCGTTCGGATCAGGGCGTGGCCCTCGGAACCGAAGGGCGTGCCTGGCGCTACGGCAATGGTTGGTCCGTGCCTGCCGAGACGCCCCCACTGTTCCATGCACCAAAGTCCGTCTTCGTCGCCACCGTGGCCGCGGAGCGCTGCGGCGCTTGCCATGCCCTAGACGATCCCGCCGATGCGATCGTCAGCTGTCTGCCTGCGGGCGGCACGCGGGGGCGAGCCAACGTGCCGACGCTCTGTTTCGACGAGCACACGCGGCCTGGGTTGTTCGCCGAGAGCGCCAAGCGTGGAGCGCGGGACGGAGCGTGGGAGGCTGCGCGGCAGGTACTGGTGTCGACGCCGGCGCCCGCTGCCCCCACACGCCTGCCGTGGCTGGCGCTGAGTTTCGGGCTTGGTCTGGTAGTGTGGGGCGGGCGACGCTGGCAACTCGGCGCCGGGCTGCGTGGCAAGAAGGTGGAAGTCGACGTCGCGCCCACGGCGACGCGTCGCTTGCCGCAGGTGGACTCCACGACGTGTCTCGGCTGTCGAGCGTGCGTAGACGCCTGCCCTTACGGCGTGATCGAGATGGAGACCTTTCTCGCCAAGGTGGCGCGCCCCGACGATTGCTGCGGGCTCACCCTGTGCGAGCAGAAGTGCCCGAATGGCTCCCTCGTCGTGCGCGAGGGGCCTGCCATCGTCGATCGCCCTCGCGTCGATGAGAATCTGCAGAGCCTGGACGTGCCAGGGTTGTTCTTGGCCGGCGATCTCACGGGTATGCCGCTGATCAAGAACGCGATCAATCAAGGAGACCACGCGCTCAAAGCCATTGCTGGCGCTCTGCCGAAGCGACGGCGAGGCGCGCGCGGGACGGACGCGGACGTGATCGTCGTGGGCGCAGGTCCCGCGGGTCTTTCGGCGGCACTGGCCGCGCAGCGAGAGGGCCTGAGCGCCATCGTGCTGGAGCAGGCGACGGTGGCTGCGAGTATTCGGAGCTTTCCGCGTGGCAAGCTCGTCTTCGATCAGCCCTTGGACGTTCCCGTGGTGGGAGAGCTGTGGCTCGAGGAAAGCACCAAGGAGGAACTCCTGGCCCAGTGGTTGCGCATCGTTCGGCGTCACGCGCTGCCGATTCGCGAACGGACGCGCGTGCTTGCCGTCGAACGCGTTGGAGAGGCAGGATTTCGCGTAGACGCCTTGGACGAAGACGACAACTCGATCACGCTTCGCGCGCCCTTCGTGGTGATGGCCGTGGGCAAGCGTGGGACTCCGCGCCGACTCGACGCGACGATCGACGCAGACGCGGAATCCAGGGTCTTCTACGGGATTTCCGACGCGGCGAGCTTCGCGGGCATGCGCGTGCTGGTGGTGGGGCTGGGAGACTCGGCGATGGAGACCGCGCTCGCCCTGAGCCTGCAAGCCGACACCCGTGTGACCGTCGTCCATCGCGGCTCGGACTTCGCGCGGGGCAAGCCCCGCAACATCAGCGCCCTGCGAGAAGCCGCCGATGCCGGTCGCGTCAGCCTGAGCTTCGACACCGTGGTGACACACGTGCACGCCGGCGGTGTGGAACTCGAGTGCCGGGGCAAGCGCAGCACCCTTAGCGTCGACGCCATCGTGGTGCAGATCGGCGCCCTGACGCCCTGGGCGTTCCTGGAGCGCGCCGGCATTCAGCGCCCCGTACCGGAGCTCCTCGACGCCAAGGGAGAGCCGTCCGACGAGCAGCACTGA
- a CDS encoding cyclic nucleotide-binding domain-containing protein → MNEAALERAFRTPFFRALDERALRDLTLASRVRDLPAGAEVYAAGQAADDLYVVVAGEVALRAVRRGDEEESTLRVARQGDLFGEESTVTGASRMTRAVARVEGSVVEVPYAILSRVRQRGGVGEDALAREQRALSRALSRDVLASSALGHDLPEGEVALLLDSAEFRPVARGQALFRAGSAADHAFILVAGLVQIQTQAQGRTRVMAYLSRGDAMGDAAALAGDAHDTTAVAMSDAHVLALPRSALRSVVDRNPGVLARLRRVTEARDAAQAPLLVESNATSHVLADVYRMHAARALLVIDQDSCVRCGQCSLACGDVHGATRLVRRGDKIVTALAQTAMPSSLLVPNSCQHCENPSCMIDCPTGAIGRESGGEVFIRAELCTGCAACAKACPWDNIRMAPRNPSAPSAAVNATSAADAAGTVGHSALVATKCDLCRERAGPACVQACPTGSLLRVDPSRDFADVFALFPGRVRAPSAAASGVAQSAWVTALPLALAMALLGLGAGLHARGTLSAGSGVGLVAGPLALGAVLALFGYAVQKRAYRKNAARVEQGARAVWQRVVAPSSTRRAYQWHIWLGLGAMAAVAWHAGIAPARSTHTLVGPAFWCASVLGALGALAYRVLPAALTRVERKGLLPEDFRRERERLKDRLFRAASGKSDVVKLLLQRVLLPYARAPWGALALLLSGHTLRQEEARVQRKLDAILGDKAKHHAAALAELTRVVVELRALPARRFATAALRAVLPLHVLSLAVFLLMLAVHLIAIGRQP, encoded by the coding sequence GTGAACGAGGCTGCGCTGGAGCGCGCCTTTCGAACGCCCTTTTTTCGTGCCCTGGACGAACGGGCATTGAGGGACCTCACCCTGGCCAGTCGTGTGCGAGATCTGCCCGCCGGCGCGGAGGTCTACGCCGCGGGCCAGGCGGCGGACGATCTCTACGTCGTGGTCGCAGGCGAAGTCGCGCTGCGAGCGGTGCGTCGCGGAGACGAGGAAGAAAGCACGCTGCGCGTCGCGCGGCAGGGCGATCTCTTCGGCGAAGAATCCACGGTCACCGGCGCCTCGCGCATGACGCGCGCGGTGGCGCGAGTGGAGGGTTCCGTCGTCGAAGTGCCCTACGCGATTCTATCGCGCGTCCGACAGCGCGGCGGCGTGGGCGAGGACGCGCTGGCGCGCGAGCAACGTGCGCTCTCTCGCGCGCTTTCCCGTGACGTCCTTGCCAGCTCCGCCCTGGGTCACGATCTGCCAGAAGGTGAAGTGGCCCTGCTGCTGGATAGTGCCGAGTTCCGCCCGGTGGCGCGCGGCCAGGCCCTGTTCCGTGCAGGCAGCGCTGCCGACCACGCTTTCATCTTGGTTGCCGGGCTAGTGCAGATCCAGACCCAGGCGCAGGGCCGCACGCGCGTGATGGCGTATTTGAGTCGAGGTGACGCCATGGGAGACGCTGCGGCTCTCGCGGGTGACGCCCACGACACCACCGCAGTGGCGATGTCCGACGCCCACGTGCTCGCTCTGCCGCGTTCTGCGCTGCGCAGCGTGGTGGACCGCAATCCTGGTGTGCTCGCGCGGCTGCGCCGCGTCACGGAGGCGCGGGACGCGGCGCAAGCCCCGCTTCTGGTCGAGAGCAATGCGACCAGTCACGTGTTGGCGGACGTCTACCGTATGCATGCCGCACGAGCCCTGTTGGTCATCGACCAAGACAGTTGTGTGCGCTGCGGGCAGTGCTCTCTGGCTTGCGGGGACGTGCACGGCGCGACGCGGCTAGTGCGGCGCGGGGACAAGATCGTGACCGCCTTGGCGCAGACCGCGATGCCGAGCAGCCTGCTGGTGCCGAACAGCTGCCAGCACTGCGAAAACCCTTCGTGCATGATCGATTGTCCCACGGGCGCCATCGGCCGCGAATCTGGCGGGGAGGTGTTCATTCGTGCGGAGCTGTGCACGGGCTGTGCGGCATGCGCCAAGGCGTGCCCCTGGGACAACATCCGCATGGCGCCCCGCAATCCGTCCGCGCCGTCGGCGGCAGTGAACGCGACGTCTGCCGCGGACGCGGCTGGGACGGTAGGGCACAGCGCCCTGGTCGCGACGAAGTGCGATCTGTGCCGCGAGCGCGCTGGACCCGCCTGCGTGCAGGCCTGCCCCACCGGCAGTTTGCTGCGTGTGGATCCCAGCCGCGACTTCGCCGACGTCTTCGCGCTGTTTCCGGGGCGAGTGCGAGCTCCCTCGGCAGCTGCGTCGGGCGTCGCGCAGTCGGCTTGGGTGACCGCGCTGCCGCTGGCGCTGGCCATGGCCCTGCTCGGCTTGGGAGCGGGCCTGCACGCGCGCGGCACCCTGAGCGCTGGCAGCGGTGTCGGCTTGGTCGCCGGGCCGCTCGCGCTGGGCGCGGTGCTTGCGCTCTTCGGCTACGCCGTGCAGAAGCGCGCGTATCGAAAGAACGCGGCCCGGGTCGAGCAGGGCGCACGCGCCGTGTGGCAAAGGGTCGTCGCACCCTCGTCGACGCGGCGCGCCTACCAGTGGCACATTTGGTTGGGGTTGGGCGCAATGGCTGCCGTCGCGTGGCATGCTGGCATTGCACCCGCGCGCAGCACGCACACCTTGGTCGGCCCAGCGTTCTGGTGTGCGAGCGTCTTGGGAGCGCTGGGAGCGCTGGCCTATCGCGTGCTTCCAGCTGCCCTGACGCGGGTGGAGCGCAAGGGCCTCCTTCCCGAAGACTTTCGTCGTGAGCGCGAACGACTGAAAGATCGCCTGTTTCGCGCCGCCAGCGGCAAGAGCGACGTGGTCAAGCTGCTGTTGCAGCGTGTGCTCTTGCCCTACGCCCGCGCTCCCTGGGGTGCACTCGCACTGCTCCTATCGGGTCACACGTTGCGTCAGGAAGAAGCGCGCGTGCAGCGCAAGCTCGACGCTATCTTGGGCGACAAGGCCAAACACCACGCCGCGGCGCTGGCGGAGCTCACACGCGTCGTCGTGGAGCTCAGGGCATTGCCGGCGCGACGCTTCGCGACAGCCGCGCTACGTGCGGTGCTCCCGCTTCATGTGCTGAGCCTTGCGGTGTTCCTGCTCATGCTCGCGGTGCATCTGATCGCGATTGGGAGGCAACCGTGA